Proteins found in one Pontibacter sp. SGAir0037 genomic segment:
- a CDS encoding ATP-binding cassette domain-containing protein produces the protein MIELKDVQFGYKKKKLLFNNLNLTLQPGYIYGLLGKNGAGKSSLLKHLAGLLYPIAGTCQVFGFDATDRNPNMLQDIYIIPEEFSLPAISANAFVKTNAVFYAKFSHEQFETYMREFEIPADVKLSTLSYGQKKKFFISFGLATNARLLILDEPTNGLDIPSKSQFRKIMAAALDEEKVIVISTHQVRDLENLIDNIVVLEKGNIIFNRSIADISERMAFEYNLAGVPEDEILYSEELHGRRAGIVKNLSGLDSRVDMELLFNGIVRDAEKINRHFVSQNYESSI, from the coding sequence ATGATAGAGTTAAAAGATGTTCAATTTGGGTACAAAAAGAAGAAGCTTCTTTTCAATAACCTAAATCTTACCCTGCAGCCCGGCTACATCTATGGCCTGTTAGGCAAAAACGGTGCAGGTAAGTCTTCCTTATTAAAGCATTTAGCCGGTTTGCTGTACCCAATTGCAGGTACATGCCAGGTATTCGGATTCGATGCCACCGATCGTAATCCAAACATGCTTCAGGATATTTATATTATACCTGAGGAATTTAGCCTGCCTGCCATCAGCGCAAATGCTTTTGTTAAAACCAATGCCGTGTTCTATGCCAAGTTCAGCCACGAGCAGTTTGAGACTTACATGAGAGAGTTTGAAATCCCGGCTGATGTAAAACTGTCGACGCTGTCTTATGGCCAGAAGAAGAAGTTCTTTATCTCTTTTGGATTAGCAACCAATGCACGCCTGCTGATCCTGGATGAGCCAACCAATGGCCTGGATATTCCTTCTAAAAGCCAGTTTAGAAAAATAATGGCGGCAGCACTGGATGAGGAGAAAGTTATTGTGATCTCGACGCACCAGGTACGCGACCTCGAAAACCTGATCGATAACATTGTAGTGCTGGAGAAGGGAAATATCATCTTTAACAGAAGTATTGCCGATATCTCGGAGAGAATGGCGTTTGAGTACAACCTGGCTGGTGTGCCAGAAGATGAAATACTTTATTCTGAAGAACTGCATGGGCGCAGAGCCGGCATTGTGAAGAACCTGAGCGGACTCGACAGCCGCGTAGATATGGAATTACTGTTTAATGGTATTGTAAGAGACGCAGAGAAGATAAACAGACACTTTGTCAGCCAAAACTATGAATCAAGCATTTAA
- a CDS encoding RNA polymerase sigma factor codes for MDLQEFKIRVLPVRQKLYRLAVFMLHDKEEAEDILQDAFLKLWTNKHKLHAYTSIEAFAMSITRNLCLDKIKARKRRPQVDVTGLELNSNETSPYQRYEFTDSVSKVHELVEALPEQQKLVLHLRDVEECSFEEIEQVTNLTVNNIRVILSRARKNVRDGLLKLENYEVG; via the coding sequence ATGGACTTACAAGAGTTTAAAATAAGGGTACTTCCTGTCAGGCAGAAGCTGTATCGGCTGGCGGTGTTTATGCTTCACGATAAAGAAGAAGCAGAAGACATCCTGCAGGACGCCTTTCTGAAACTCTGGACAAATAAACATAAGCTCCATGCATATACGAGTATAGAAGCCTTTGCCATGAGCATCACCAGAAATCTGTGCCTGGATAAAATAAAAGCCCGCAAGCGCAGACCGCAGGTAGATGTAACAGGGCTGGAGCTGAACTCAAACGAAACAAGCCCTTACCAGCGTTACGAATTCACTGACAGCGTGAGCAAAGTGCATGAACTGGTGGAGGCGCTGCCCGAGCAACAAAAGCTGGTGCTACACCTGCGCGATGTAGAAGAATGTTCTTTTGAGGAAATTGAACAGGTTACAAACCTAACAGTTAACAACATCAGGGTAATACTTTCCAGAGCTCGCAAAAACGTACGGGACGGACTTCTAAAGCTGGAAAATTATGAAGTGGGATAA
- a CDS encoding HEAT repeat domain-containing protein encodes MKWDNIEELLQKYYEGETSVAEEQALKTYFNQTEPLPQHLKVHAVQFKHYAQQQEQVVDKYLSEDWLFEKIEAPVPQGRQIFFPKPNNSLYLRIAAGIVLLLGVFWAGNYYRRLQSNSNNPEVAALREEVQEMKKVLASSSSAEYSASERIQVVNQNLSPADGEDAEMIQVLISTMNQDPNVNVRLAACEALYKFKGDQQVRNAFVKSLPLQTDPLMQITLIDMLVEMKEKRAVDPLQKLVQEKDLLPIVKNKAQEGIGILM; translated from the coding sequence ATGAAGTGGGATAACATAGAAGAACTATTGCAGAAATATTACGAGGGAGAAACCTCTGTAGCGGAAGAGCAAGCACTAAAGACTTATTTTAATCAGACAGAGCCGCTGCCTCAGCACTTAAAAGTTCATGCTGTTCAGTTTAAGCATTATGCACAGCAACAGGAGCAGGTGGTAGATAAATATTTGTCTGAAGATTGGCTGTTCGAAAAAATAGAAGCACCTGTTCCCCAAGGCAGGCAGATCTTCTTTCCAAAGCCAAATAACAGCCTTTACCTACGCATAGCCGCAGGCATTGTATTGTTGCTTGGCGTATTCTGGGCAGGTAATTATTACCGCCGGCTACAGAGTAACAGCAATAACCCTGAGGTTGCCGCTTTACGGGAGGAGGTGCAGGAAATGAAAAAGGTGCTGGCCAGTAGTTCCTCCGCTGAGTATTCTGCCAGTGAACGCATACAGGTTGTTAACCAGAACCTGTCTCCTGCGGATGGCGAAGATGCAGAAATGATCCAGGTGCTTATCAGCACTATGAACCAAGACCCGAATGTAAATGTGCGTTTAGCTGCCTGTGAAGCACTTTATAAGTTTAAAGGCGACCAACAGGTACGGAATGCCTTTGTAAAATCGCTGCCCCTGCAAACCGACCCTCTCATGCAGATTACTTTAATTGACATGCTGGTAGAAATGAAGGAGAAAAGGGCGGTGGACCCTCTTCAGAAGCTGGTTCAGGAAAAGGACTTGCTGCCTATAGTAAAAAACAAAGCGCAGGAAGGTATAGGCATTCTGATGTAA
- a CDS encoding DUF4097 family beta strand repeat-containing protein, translated as MKKLIFLASACLVLNSTAMLAQSGGGPKNTTASTQGKALTHSVKVGKDAKVLITMFSSKVQIIGHNSDEVVIETNGYTPPPARAAGLKPLYNQAEDNSGLGLAVTKEGNSLRVTKASRQSAQYTIRVPKTASVVYEEADWTGDDITLTDIAGEIELKLNTAGATLTNVSGPVIANTTAGDINIKFSSLNQSKPSAISSVAGTVDISLPATTKANFKLKTIQGEVYTDFDMNLEKNNQGDLTKIAGGNNINGKTNGGGVEMSVYTISNDMFIRKSK; from the coding sequence ATGAAAAAACTAATATTCCTGGCATCAGCCTGCCTGGTGCTGAACAGTACCGCTATGCTTGCTCAATCGGGAGGAGGCCCTAAAAACACAACAGCTTCAACACAGGGTAAAGCCCTTACACATAGTGTGAAGGTTGGAAAAGATGCGAAAGTGCTGATTACCATGTTCAGCAGTAAAGTGCAGATCATCGGTCACAACTCCGACGAAGTAGTGATTGAGACAAACGGTTATACCCCACCTCCTGCCCGTGCGGCTGGTCTGAAGCCGCTCTACAATCAGGCCGAAGATAACAGTGGTTTAGGTTTGGCTGTGACAAAAGAAGGGAATTCTCTGAGAGTTACGAAAGCATCACGCCAGAGCGCGCAGTACACCATCAGAGTTCCTAAGACAGCTTCTGTCGTTTATGAGGAAGCCGACTGGACAGGCGACGATATTACATTAACAGACATAGCCGGTGAGATAGAACTGAAGCTGAATACAGCTGGTGCTACCCTTACCAATGTTTCTGGCCCTGTTATCGCCAACACTACTGCCGGTGATATCAACATTAAATTCTCCAGCTTAAACCAGTCTAAGCCTAGTGCTATATCCAGTGTGGCCGGCACAGTAGATATCTCCCTGCCTGCTACTACAAAGGCCAATTTTAAGTTGAAAACAATACAAGGCGAAGTATACACTGACTTTGATATGAACCTGGAGAAGAACAACCAGGGAGACCTTACCAAGATAGCCGGCGGCAACAACATCAATGGCAAAACCAACGGTGGCGGTGTAGAAATGAGTGTTTACACCATCAGCAACGATATGTTCATTCGCAAAAGCAAGTAA
- the lpdA gene encoding dihydrolipoyl dehydrogenase, with product MKYDVVVIGSGPGGYVAAVRCAQLGLKTAIIEKYNVLGGTCLNVGCIPSKALLDSSEHYHNAAHTFTTHGIELSNLQVNMQQMIKRKGEVIKSNNDGIAFLMKKNKVDTYFGRGSFLSKNKIQVTGADGNVQEIETDKTIIATGSKPTALPFLPIDKKRIITSTEALSLTEVPKNLIIIGGGVIGLELGSVYARLGAKVQVIEFMDSIIPTMDRALGKELQRVLKKTLGFEFFFNHKVTGATNEGETVKVTADNPKGESVTFEGDYVLVSVGRKPYTEGLGLENAGVQMGERGMIAVNDHLETNVPGIYAIGDVVRGAMLAHKAEEEGVLVAEQIVGQKPHINYNLIPGVVYTWPEVAGVGYTEEQLKEQKRAYKSGSFPFKASGRAKASMDTDGFVKVLADKETDEILGVHMIGPRAADMIAEAVVAMEFRASAEDIARMSHAHPTYTEAMKEACLAATENRAIHI from the coding sequence GTGAAATACGACGTAGTAGTAATCGGCTCTGGTCCTGGAGGGTATGTGGCAGCAGTACGTTGCGCACAACTGGGGCTCAAAACCGCTATTATAGAAAAATATAATGTATTAGGTGGTACTTGCCTGAACGTAGGCTGTATCCCGTCTAAAGCGCTCTTAGATTCATCTGAGCATTACCATAATGCGGCGCATACTTTTACCACGCATGGCATTGAGTTAAGCAACCTGCAGGTAAACATGCAGCAGATGATCAAGCGTAAAGGAGAGGTCATTAAGTCGAACAACGACGGCATCGCTTTCCTGATGAAGAAAAATAAAGTAGACACCTATTTTGGCCGGGGCTCTTTCCTGAGCAAAAACAAAATTCAGGTAACAGGTGCAGATGGAAATGTGCAGGAGATTGAAACAGATAAAACCATTATTGCAACTGGTTCTAAACCTACAGCACTACCCTTCCTGCCAATCGATAAGAAAAGAATCATTACTTCTACAGAAGCTTTATCGCTGACAGAGGTTCCTAAGAACCTGATAATTATCGGTGGTGGTGTTATTGGCCTGGAGTTAGGTTCAGTTTATGCCCGTTTAGGTGCCAAAGTACAGGTAATAGAATTTATGGATTCTATTATTCCAACCATGGACCGTGCTCTTGGGAAAGAGCTGCAGCGTGTGCTGAAGAAAACACTTGGATTTGAATTCTTCTTCAACCATAAAGTTACAGGAGCTACTAACGAAGGCGAAACCGTAAAAGTAACTGCTGATAATCCGAAAGGTGAATCTGTAACGTTTGAAGGAGACTATGTGCTCGTATCGGTTGGCCGCAAGCCTTATACCGAAGGCCTGGGTTTAGAAAACGCTGGCGTACAGATGGGCGAACGCGGTATGATTGCCGTGAATGACCATCTGGAAACAAATGTGCCCGGAATCTACGCAATCGGTGACGTAGTGCGTGGTGCTATGCTGGCACACAAAGCGGAAGAAGAAGGTGTATTGGTAGCAGAGCAGATTGTGGGGCAGAAACCGCATATCAACTATAACCTGATTCCCGGGGTGGTGTATACCTGGCCAGAAGTAGCGGGCGTAGGTTATACAGAAGAGCAACTGAAAGAGCAGAAGCGTGCTTACAAATCCGGTTCATTCCCATTCAAAGCATCTGGCCGTGCCAAAGCTTCTATGGACACAGACGGTTTTGTTAAAGTGTTGGCCGATAAAGAAACAGATGAGATACTGGGTGTGCACATGATCGGACCACGTGCGGCCGACATGATTGCAGAAGCGGTGGTGGCCATGGAGTTCCGTGCATCGGCAGAAGACATTGCCCGCATGAGCCATGCGCACCCAACTTATACCGAAGCCATGAAAGAAGCTTGTTTAGCGGCTACAGAAAATCGTGCTATTCATATTTAA
- a CDS encoding four helix bundle protein has protein sequence MAESIVAQKSFQFAIRIVKLYQYLKEQKQKFVLAKQLLRSGTSIGANTEEAVAAQLAPDFIYKLHLALKETRETSYWLRLMHAVNLIESAAFESTHKDCAELQKMLSSIILTSKKKTLNF, from the coding sequence ATGGCTGAAAGTATTGTGGCGCAAAAGTCATTTCAGTTTGCAATACGGATTGTGAAGCTTTACCAGTATCTAAAAGAGCAGAAGCAGAAATTCGTGCTGGCAAAGCAACTATTGAGGAGCGGAACCTCTATTGGGGCAAATACTGAAGAGGCTGTGGCAGCCCAATTAGCCCCGGATTTTATTTATAAGCTGCACCTTGCGTTAAAAGAAACAAGGGAAACAAGTTATTGGCTCCGGCTGATGCACGCAGTTAATTTAATTGAAAGTGCAGCCTTTGAAAGTACTCATAAAGATTGTGCAGAGTTACAGAAGATGCTGAGCAGCATTATTCTTACATCTAAAAAGAAAACTCTTAACTTTTAA
- the odhB gene encoding 2-oxoglutarate dehydrogenase complex dihydrolipoyllysine-residue succinyltransferase, with protein MSLEVKVPAVGESITEVTIAQWLKKDGDRVEMDEVIAELESDKATFELPAEAAGILRIVAQEGDTIEIGTTICRIEEDGSAGSSPAPATETSAPAAQEAAPAAAQGSGSGETVEMVVPTVGESITEVTIASWLKQDGDRVEMDEVIAELESDKATFELPAEAAGTLQIVAQQGDTVEIGGLLCRIVAGAGASKPAAQPGAPAASASAPAAQPAAATGYGNQTYASGTPSPAAGKILSEKGINPADVQGTGRDGRITKEDAQQAQKPAAKPAASAPAPKQEASAPAAPAASGERNQRREKMSSLRRTVSRRLVQVKNETAMLTTFNEVDMKPIMDIRAKYKDKFKEKHEVGLGFMSFFTKACTVALQEWPAVNAMIDGNEIVFNDFCDVSIAVSSPKGLVVPVIRNAESLTLDGIEKEVIRLAKKARDGKLSIEEMTGGTFTITNGGVFGSMMSTPIINAPQSAILGMHNIVQRPVAVNGQVEIRPMMYVALSYDHRIIDGRESVSFLVRVKELLEDPMRLLLGV; from the coding sequence ATGAGCTTAGAAGTTAAAGTGCCTGCTGTAGGTGAATCTATAACGGAGGTAACCATAGCCCAGTGGCTAAAGAAAGATGGCGACCGTGTGGAGATGGACGAAGTAATTGCTGAACTCGAGTCTGATAAAGCCACATTTGAATTGCCAGCCGAAGCCGCAGGCATTTTAAGAATAGTAGCACAGGAAGGCGATACCATCGAAATTGGAACTACCATCTGCCGTATTGAGGAAGATGGTAGCGCTGGCAGCAGCCCTGCTCCTGCAACTGAAACATCGGCACCAGCCGCTCAGGAAGCTGCACCTGCCGCCGCGCAAGGCAGTGGTTCCGGCGAAACAGTTGAAATGGTAGTACCAACGGTAGGTGAATCTATAACAGAGGTAACCATCGCCAGCTGGCTGAAGCAAGACGGTGATCGTGTGGAGATGGATGAGGTGATTGCCGAACTGGAATCTGATAAAGCTACATTCGAACTGCCGGCCGAGGCGGCAGGTACCTTGCAGATTGTGGCTCAACAAGGTGATACAGTAGAAATAGGTGGTTTGCTTTGCCGCATTGTGGCAGGTGCTGGCGCTTCTAAACCTGCAGCACAGCCAGGTGCTCCTGCTGCATCGGCTTCTGCTCCGGCAGCGCAGCCTGCAGCCGCAACAGGTTATGGAAACCAAACTTATGCTTCGGGCACACCTTCCCCTGCTGCTGGTAAAATTCTTTCTGAAAAAGGCATTAACCCAGCCGATGTGCAAGGTACAGGACGTGACGGACGCATTACCAAAGAGGATGCGCAGCAAGCACAAAAGCCTGCGGCTAAACCAGCTGCTTCGGCCCCTGCACCTAAGCAAGAGGCTTCTGCACCGGCGGCACCAGCTGCTTCTGGCGAGAGAAATCAGCGTCGTGAGAAAATGAGTTCGCTGCGCAGAACAGTTTCCCGTCGTCTGGTACAAGTGAAAAACGAAACGGCAATGCTTACTACTTTCAACGAGGTAGATATGAAGCCGATCATGGACATCCGGGCGAAGTATAAAGACAAGTTTAAGGAGAAGCACGAAGTTGGCTTAGGCTTTATGTCGTTCTTCACAAAAGCCTGTACCGTAGCGCTGCAGGAGTGGCCAGCCGTTAACGCCATGATAGACGGAAACGAAATTGTGTTTAACGATTTCTGTGATGTATCTATAGCTGTATCTTCTCCGAAAGGCCTGGTTGTGCCTGTTATCCGCAATGCAGAGAGCCTGACACTGGATGGCATTGAGAAAGAAGTTATCCGTTTGGCTAAAAAAGCACGCGATGGCAAACTTTCTATAGAAGAAATGACAGGTGGTACCTTTACAATTACCAATGGTGGTGTGTTCGGTTCTATGATGTCTACGCCCATCATCAATGCGCCTCAATCGGCTATACTTGGTATGCACAACATCGTGCAGCGCCCTGTAGCTGTCAACGGGCAGGTTGAGATTCGCCCGATGATGTACGTAGCCCTGTCTTACGATCACCGCATTATCGACGGCCGTGAGTCCGTTAGCTTTCTGGTACGCGTGAAAGAGTTGCTGGAAGATCCAATGCGCTTACTGCTGGGAGTTTAA
- a CDS encoding four helix bundle protein, with amino-acid sequence MYKFLYQEKKDTVISKQVLRSGTAIGAQSRKDFISKLSIAYKEARETNYWLRLLRDTNFINQDQAASLLLDCEELLKITGSILKTTKDKTDT; translated from the coding sequence TTGTATAAATTCCTTTATCAGGAGAAAAAAGATACAGTTATATCCAAGCAGGTACTCCGTAGTGGTACAGCAATAGGTGCTCAAAGCAGAAAAGATTTTATCTCGAAGCTTTCGATTGCTTATAAAGAAGCTAGAGAAACAAATTATTGGTTAAGGCTGCTAAGGGATACAAACTTTATTAATCAGGATCAGGCGGCATCTTTGCTCCTAGATTGTGAGGAACTCTTGAAAATAACTGGATCTATCTTGAAAACCACAAAAGACAAAACTGACACTTAA
- a CDS encoding 2-oxoglutarate dehydrogenase E1 component — MDRYTYIANAHGAYIDELYKSYQQDPESVDFGWRKFFEGYEFSGSYQENGHEIDTVAAAPAKSVSGVQGESEKEVAVRNFIYAYRSRGHLRSKTNPVRERKDRKALLDLKDFGLSEADLDTVFQVGEVIGIGPAKLRDIVAAVQKIYENSIGFEYMYIRDPAVLEWLQNKIEKEFLSFNPGIEYKKRILSKLNEAVVFENFLHTKFLGQKRFSLEGGETTIPALDAIIDKASELGAKEVVIGMAHRGRLNVLANIMGKTYEQIFSEFEGTAVPDLTFGDGDVKYHMGFSSEVETPSGHKVNLKLAPNPSHLEAVNPVVEGFVRAKIDCMYDRDPRKIVPILIHGDAAVAGQGIVYEVTQMSKLNGYHTGGTIHFVINNQVGFTTDFEDARSSIYSTDVAKIIDAPVLHVNGDDPEAVVFAVRLATEYRQMFAADIFIDMVCYRRHGHNEADEPKFTQPQLYNIISKHPNPREVYNKQLISQGEIHAELAQNMDSEFRQMLQDRLDMVKQKPLPYNYQTFEKEWQSLRRSTPDDFNQSPETGISEEVIAKVGNALCTVPQGFKPLKQIEKLLKDRKDMFFESRQLNWASAELLAYGSVLTEGKVVRLSGQDVQRGTFSHRHAVLRDANTSAPCYNLNYIQDDQKQLEIYNSLLSEYGVLGFEFGYAMANPNALVIWEAQFGDFANGAQVMIDQFIASTESKWQRMNGVVMLLPHGYEGQGPEHSNARPERFLQLAAENNMFVTYVTTPSNFFHMLRRQLALPFRKPCINMSPKSLLRHPLMMSPVEEFTSGSFKEVIGDTYAEAKAVTKVLLCSGKVYFDLLEEQQKNKRKDVAIVRLEQWAPFPKVQLEAELSKYSNAKIYWVQEEPENMGAWMYILRLMRKQVEDVVARKPSASPATGYLKIHAKEQQELIERAFTVN; from the coding sequence ATGGATAGATATACATATATCGCGAACGCACACGGAGCCTACATCGATGAGCTTTATAAGTCTTATCAGCAGGACCCTGAATCAGTTGACTTCGGCTGGCGCAAATTTTTTGAAGGGTACGAGTTTTCAGGAAGCTATCAGGAAAACGGACATGAGATCGATACAGTAGCAGCAGCTCCTGCAAAAAGTGTAAGTGGTGTACAGGGAGAGTCAGAGAAGGAAGTTGCCGTACGTAACTTCATTTACGCATACCGCAGCCGCGGGCATTTGCGTTCCAAGACGAACCCTGTCAGGGAAAGAAAAGACAGAAAAGCACTACTGGATCTGAAAGATTTCGGACTATCAGAAGCTGACCTTGATACTGTTTTCCAGGTTGGAGAAGTAATTGGTATCGGACCAGCAAAATTAAGAGATATAGTTGCGGCAGTACAAAAAATATACGAAAACAGCATTGGTTTTGAGTATATGTACATCCGCGACCCCGCGGTACTGGAATGGCTGCAGAATAAAATTGAAAAAGAATTCTTAAGCTTTAATCCTGGTATAGAGTACAAGAAGCGCATCCTTTCGAAGTTGAATGAGGCGGTTGTTTTTGAAAACTTCCTGCATACAAAATTCCTGGGGCAGAAGCGCTTCTCTCTGGAAGGAGGCGAAACAACTATACCTGCCCTTGATGCCATCATAGACAAAGCTTCTGAGCTGGGAGCAAAAGAAGTGGTAATTGGCATGGCGCACCGTGGACGCCTGAACGTGCTGGCCAATATTATGGGCAAAACCTATGAGCAGATTTTCTCTGAATTTGAAGGTACTGCTGTGCCTGATCTGACATTCGGCGACGGGGACGTGAAATACCATATGGGCTTTTCTTCTGAAGTGGAAACCCCATCCGGCCATAAAGTAAACCTGAAACTGGCTCCAAACCCGTCTCACTTAGAGGCAGTAAATCCGGTAGTAGAGGGCTTCGTGCGTGCCAAGATCGATTGTATGTACGACAGAGATCCACGTAAAATCGTGCCTATCCTGATTCATGGTGATGCTGCTGTGGCCGGACAAGGTATTGTTTACGAGGTAACACAAATGTCGAAGCTCAACGGCTACCATACAGGTGGTACCATTCACTTTGTAATTAATAACCAGGTTGGCTTTACAACAGATTTCGAAGATGCACGCTCTTCTATTTACTCAACAGATGTAGCCAAAATAATTGATGCACCGGTTCTGCACGTAAATGGAGACGATCCGGAGGCTGTGGTATTTGCAGTGCGCCTGGCTACAGAATACCGTCAGATGTTTGCAGCTGACATTTTTATTGATATGGTGTGCTATCGCCGCCATGGACACAACGAAGCAGATGAGCCTAAGTTCACGCAGCCGCAGTTGTATAACATCATCTCAAAGCACCCTAACCCGCGGGAGGTATACAACAAGCAGCTGATTAGCCAGGGCGAAATTCATGCAGAGTTGGCTCAGAACATGGATTCTGAGTTCCGCCAGATGTTGCAGGACCGCTTGGATATGGTGAAACAAAAGCCACTTCCTTATAATTATCAGACCTTTGAGAAAGAGTGGCAATCGCTTCGCCGCTCTACGCCTGACGACTTTAACCAATCGCCTGAAACAGGTATATCAGAAGAGGTGATTGCGAAGGTGGGGAATGCATTGTGTACGGTTCCGCAGGGCTTTAAGCCTTTAAAGCAGATCGAGAAGCTGCTGAAAGACCGTAAAGATATGTTCTTTGAAAGCCGGCAGCTTAACTGGGCATCTGCTGAATTATTAGCCTACGGATCAGTGCTGACAGAAGGAAAGGTAGTCAGGCTGAGCGGGCAGGATGTGCAACGTGGTACATTCTCCCATCGTCATGCTGTTCTCCGCGATGCAAATACAAGTGCACCGTGCTATAACCTGAACTATATACAAGACGATCAGAAGCAGTTAGAGATATACAACTCGCTGCTTTCGGAGTATGGCGTGCTGGGTTTCGAGTTTGGCTACGCTATGGCTAACCCGAATGCCCTGGTAATATGGGAAGCACAGTTCGGAGATTTTGCCAACGGAGCCCAGGTAATGATTGACCAGTTTATTGCTTCTACTGAATCGAAGTGGCAGCGCATGAATGGTGTGGTAATGTTATTGCCGCACGGTTACGAAGGGCAGGGGCCAGAGCACTCAAATGCTCGTCCGGAGCGATTCCTGCAGTTAGCTGCTGAAAATAATATGTTTGTGACCTACGTTACAACACCTTCCAACTTCTTCCATATGCTGCGTCGTCAGCTGGCCCTGCCATTCCGCAAGCCATGTATTAATATGTCGCCTAAGTCGTTGCTTCGCCACCCGCTTATGATGTCTCCTGTAGAAGAATTTACATCAGGAAGCTTCAAAGAAGTGATCGGCGATACGTATGCGGAAGCCAAGGCTGTAACAAAGGTGCTGCTGTGTTCTGGCAAGGTATACTTCGACTTACTGGAGGAACAGCAAAAAAATAAGCGTAAAGATGTAGCCATTGTTCGGTTAGAGCAATGGGCGCCGTTCCCTAAAGTGCAGTTAGAGGCAGAGCTGAGCAAGTACAGCAACGCCAAAATATACTGGGTACAGGAGGAGCCTGAGAACATGGGTGCCTGGATGTACATTCTTCGCTTAATGCGTAAGCAGGTAGAAGATGTGGTAGCACGTAAGCCAAGTGCATCGCCAGCTACAGGCTACCTGAAAATACATGCAAAAGAGCAGCAAGAGCTAATCGAGCGGGCGTTCACAGTGAATTAA
- a CDS encoding WYL domain-containing protein has product MYSYLLEELSKAIGARLLIKFNYNNKSYTVEPHLIGKNNNNEDCLCAWEINHQEEQWRCFMLKDIRNLAILEEHFFKQRPGYDPYDSSMSRIYYRI; this is encoded by the coding sequence ATGTATAGCTACTTATTAGAAGAATTATCGAAAGCAATTGGGGCCAGGCTTCTGATAAAATTTAACTATAACAACAAATCTTATACGGTGGAGCCCCACCTGATAGGTAAAAACAATAACAATGAAGATTGCCTCTGCGCTTGGGAAATTAACCACCAGGAAGAGCAGTGGCGCTGCTTCATGCTAAAAGATATTCGCAATCTGGCCATTTTAGAAGAACACTTTTTCAAACAACGCCCGGGTTACGATCCTTACGATAGTAGCATGTCTCGTATCTACTATAGAATCTGA
- a CDS encoding very short patch repair endonuclease yields MHHTRRKKKYTVPQAPLTVQEKVSRSMRGNKAKDTKPELLLRRALWQEGLRGYRVHWRKAPGKPDVCYPGRHLAIFIHGCFWHNCPRCNQPLPKTNTTFWSAKFNGNRQRDERYKIMYREAGWQRVVIWECQLKQDIAGAVMLIKALHKGVPASLDVAA; encoded by the coding sequence ATGCATCATACCCGTAGAAAGAAAAAATATACTGTTCCGCAAGCTCCATTAACCGTTCAGGAAAAGGTTAGCCGCTCTATGCGTGGCAATAAAGCGAAAGACACAAAACCAGAACTATTGCTGCGCCGCGCTTTGTGGCAAGAAGGATTAAGAGGCTACCGGGTTCATTGGCGTAAAGCTCCGGGTAAACCTGATGTTTGTTATCCCGGAAGACACCTGGCTATTTTTATACATGGCTGCTTCTGGCATAACTGCCCTCGCTGCAACCAGCCACTACCTAAAACAAACACCACCTTCTGGAGTGCAAAGTTTAACGGAAACCGCCAGCGCGATGAGCGCTATAAAATAATGTACAGAGAAGCTGGCTGGCAACGTGTGGTAATTTGGGAATGCCAGCTGAAGCAGGATATAGCCGGCGCTGTTATGCTGATTAAAGCGTTGCATAAAGGTGTACCAGCAAGTTTAGATGTTGCCGCTTAA